In the Flavobacterium acetivorans genome, one interval contains:
- a CDS encoding peptide-N-glycosidase F-related protein: protein MKQLLIILFFLISFNCFAQKPKVINVVTHNRTTIICDPATGSKSYIKPGIFPSIKTPIRKVTMKVTLGSPDSLFTAHWDYLDHIKLRKKGENGETINYELGRMLTPYGSIYNKGWQWQWKVDVTDFAPLLRDSVEIEYVHSGYEDKTVGWALTIDFEIVLGPPVVVQLGMTPLWNASYKYGDAKEKIEENLLPIDFVSLSGVEISRIRIQHTGHGMDKPKGCSEFCQRWREIKMDGKVVDHRNMWKDCGDNPLYPQGGTWIYDRAYWCPGDLQVPDVIDVMTEPGKHEVSLAMEPYEATGNVQAVENISAYLFQYSKPTHKVDVAVDQIMVPNNEQQYARLNPSSFNPRFVIRNLGYENLESVTVIYGTEGFPKEKFNWKGNLKFNETAEIVIPGAIMSKPGANKYTVKLSRPNDAKDGWRGDDQMTTTFVSPDVLPTNFVIEFLTNNKPKDNTVFLLGEKGDTIYHKLPSELNMNTVYRDTIKLKEGTYELGLIDSAGDGLQFWAEPKNGDGYLRMFDMKGDLIHTFESDCGNEEKLSFTASSNFVADKTQAKYAFSLYPRLVIDKTELNIVSNKTSQMTVLITVNGVVHEKHEYKAIKNGLLTYSLANLPKGRIVLEVFMDGASKFKGRLNKERL, encoded by the coding sequence ATGAAACAGCTATTGATTATATTATTTTTTTTGATTTCGTTTAATTGCTTTGCTCAAAAGCCAAAAGTAATAAATGTAGTGACGCACAATAGAACGACCATTATCTGTGATCCGGCTACGGGTTCAAAGTCGTATATAAAACCCGGAATTTTTCCGTCAATAAAAACGCCAATTCGCAAGGTAACGATGAAAGTGACCTTGGGTAGTCCCGATAGTCTTTTTACGGCACATTGGGATTATTTGGATCACATTAAACTCAGAAAGAAAGGTGAAAATGGAGAAACAATAAATTATGAGTTAGGCCGTATGCTTACTCCTTATGGAAGTATTTATAATAAAGGATGGCAATGGCAATGGAAAGTTGATGTAACAGATTTTGCCCCTTTGCTTCGTGATAGCGTGGAAATTGAATATGTGCATTCTGGTTATGAGGATAAAACCGTTGGCTGGGCTTTGACTATTGATTTCGAAATTGTTTTAGGACCTCCCGTTGTCGTTCAGTTAGGCATGACACCGCTTTGGAATGCTAGTTATAAATATGGCGATGCCAAAGAAAAAATTGAAGAAAATTTACTTCCTATTGATTTCGTATCGCTTTCTGGCGTTGAGATTAGCCGTATACGTATCCAACATACCGGACATGGGATGGATAAACCAAAGGGATGTAGTGAATTTTGTCAGCGTTGGAGAGAAATAAAAATGGATGGTAAAGTTGTAGATCATCGCAATATGTGGAAAGATTGCGGGGATAATCCGCTTTACCCTCAAGGTGGAACATGGATCTATGATCGCGCCTATTGGTGCCCGGGAGATTTACAGGTTCCAGATGTGATCGATGTAATGACAGAACCGGGAAAACATGAGGTGTCATTAGCAATGGAACCTTATGAAGCTACCGGAAATGTACAGGCAGTTGAGAATATTTCGGCCTATTTGTTCCAATATTCGAAACCCACACATAAAGTGGATGTTGCTGTTGATCAGATTATGGTGCCCAATAACGAACAACAGTATGCGCGATTGAACCCTTCAAGTTTTAATCCCCGTTTTGTAATTCGAAATTTAGGATATGAGAATCTTGAGTCCGTAACCGTGATTTATGGAACAGAAGGATTTCCGAAAGAGAAGTTTAATTGGAAAGGAAATCTTAAATTTAATGAGACTGCCGAGATTGTAATTCCGGGAGCGATAATGTCAAAACCGGGAGCGAATAAGTATACCGTTAAACTTTCTAGACCAAATGATGCCAAAGATGGCTGGAGAGGAGATGATCAGATGACAACAACTTTTGTTTCTCCGGATGTTTTGCCAACTAATTTTGTTATAGAATTCTTAACTAATAATAAACCAAAAGACAATACTGTTTTTTTATTGGGTGAAAAAGGGGATACAATTTACCATAAATTACCTTCAGAGCTTAATATGAATACCGTTTATAGAGACACGATCAAGCTCAAGGAAGGGACATATGAACTGGGATTGATAGATAGTGCAGGCGACGGTTTGCAGTTTTGGGCAGAACCAAAAAATGGGGATGGTTATTTGCGAATGTTTGATATGAAAGGAGATTTGATTCATACATTTGAAAGTGACTGCGGAAATGAGGAAAAACTAAGTTTTACAGCTTCATCAAATTTTGTAGCTGATAAAACGCAAGCAAAATATGCTTTTTCATTGTATCCTCGATTGGTTATTGATAAGACAGAATTAAATATAGTCTCAAATAAGACAAGCCAAATGACCGTTTTGATTACTGTCAATGGCGTTGTTCATGAAAAACATGAATATAAAGCTATTAAAAATGGATTATTGACCTATTCTCTGGCAAACCTACCAAAAGGAAGGATTGTACTAGAGGTTTTTATGGATGGGGCAAGTAAGTTTAAAGGACGATTAAACAAGGAACGTTTATGA
- a CDS encoding glycosyl hydrolase family 95 catalytic domain-containing protein, producing MNLISKSPVFIKLLLVFLLILAGQSVYSQKSKKSFVPKYKAVFTSPSKLIPTASAPDAPIAGNGDVGIVFGGTPEKQSIFISKNDFWKAKKGYPDGGLSLPGGLNISIPELKGATFYAEQLLANGNINVVFKKKGLTFTLKAFVPSDNNVVIIEMATTGRESCNVTLDIWSQTGFESRNESGEKEGVFYVARHFDTPDLDWPSHVALAMNVIGATGKSFELNSSSKVTVVVGVSSSFESEDYLNVACYRAQNCTPKIIRKLDDINNLYWKNFWAKSHIEIGDPELEKYYYGSQYILASSSRNKNFPPAIGGNSITADAIRFWEGDYHTNHNYQASWWGSYSSNHVELTDPYEKPILDYMEKAKGHAKELMKCRGVYYPIGIGPKGFSSSMYPLTQEDMMANYGIKDLNIEGGHMFCGQRSNALFLSVNMFQRFYHTYDKRYVQKVYPFIREVANFWEDYLKYENGQYNNYNDNFWEVGPWTDNWRSDLKSGDINNTSTLGMLRMFCKGIIEMCTFLNVDKDRIGKWKHIQEYLHPVPTVETNGEIRIKAAEKGTGSGNDKRTKPGFGRVMAYSLVFPSDITGVKSTPEFAETLRKEVERWDTNPGGDSGWTNLESGFETYFTTAIRVGYDPEKVLQKLKERINKTALPNFLIAQSGGVTETLGAIPSCINEMLLQSYEGMIRVFPAWPVSRDASFEDLRTYGAFLVSSAKKNGEVQYIKITSEKGRTCIVENPWNGKKPTVTEDGKPITPKINGDLITFPTQLDKIYLIKYEK from the coding sequence TCTAAGTTAATCCCAACAGCTTCCGCTCCGGATGCTCCTATTGCAGGAAATGGAGACGTAGGAATCGTTTTTGGAGGAACGCCAGAAAAACAGAGTATTTTTATTTCTAAAAACGATTTTTGGAAAGCAAAGAAAGGATATCCTGACGGAGGACTCAGTTTACCGGGAGGATTGAATATTTCCATTCCTGAATTAAAAGGAGCAACATTTTATGCGGAGCAGCTACTTGCTAATGGAAATATCAATGTGGTTTTTAAGAAAAAAGGACTCACCTTCACATTAAAAGCATTTGTCCCTTCAGATAATAATGTGGTGATTATTGAAATGGCAACAACAGGTAGAGAATCGTGTAATGTGACACTGGATATTTGGTCGCAAACAGGTTTCGAATCCCGTAATGAATCAGGAGAAAAAGAGGGGGTATTTTATGTTGCGCGTCATTTTGATACTCCTGATCTGGACTGGCCTTCTCATGTTGCTTTAGCAATGAATGTTATTGGAGCAACTGGAAAATCATTTGAACTAAATTCATCTTCAAAGGTGACTGTTGTTGTGGGGGTTTCCAGTAGTTTTGAAAGTGAGGATTATCTTAATGTTGCTTGTTACAGAGCTCAAAATTGTACACCAAAAATAATTCGAAAACTGGATGATATCAATAATTTGTATTGGAAAAATTTCTGGGCAAAATCACATATTGAAATTGGTGATCCCGAATTGGAAAAATATTATTACGGTTCGCAATATATATTGGCCTCTTCAAGTAGAAACAAGAACTTTCCGCCAGCGATAGGTGGAAATTCCATTACTGCAGATGCAATACGTTTTTGGGAAGGGGACTATCATACAAATCACAATTACCAGGCTTCTTGGTGGGGAAGTTATTCCTCAAACCATGTAGAATTGACGGATCCTTACGAAAAGCCCATTCTGGATTATATGGAAAAAGCAAAAGGGCATGCTAAAGAATTGATGAAATGTCGCGGCGTTTATTATCCAATTGGTATTGGACCAAAAGGATTTTCTTCCTCAATGTATCCACTCACCCAAGAGGACATGATGGCAAATTATGGTATTAAAGATTTAAATATTGAAGGAGGACACATGTTCTGCGGGCAAAGAAGTAATGCGCTTTTTCTGTCTGTAAATATGTTTCAACGTTTCTATCATACTTATGATAAGAGATATGTTCAAAAGGTATATCCTTTTATCCGAGAAGTTGCTAATTTTTGGGAAGATTATCTGAAATATGAAAACGGGCAATACAATAATTATAATGATAATTTTTGGGAAGTTGGACCATGGACTGATAATTGGAGAAGTGATTTGAAGTCTGGGGACATTAATAATACCAGCACTTTAGGAATGTTGAGAATGTTTTGTAAAGGAATCATCGAAATGTGTACTTTTTTGAATGTCGACAAGGATCGAATAGGAAAATGGAAACACATTCAAGAATATTTACATCCAGTTCCTACTGTTGAAACCAACGGGGAAATTCGAATTAAAGCCGCAGAAAAGGGAACAGGCTCAGGAAATGATAAAAGGACAAAACCCGGATTTGGTAGAGTAATGGCTTATTCGCTGGTATTTCCTTCTGATATTACAGGAGTAAAATCGACTCCTGAATTTGCCGAAACGCTTCGTAAAGAAGTGGAACGATGGGATACAAATCCTGGTGGTGATAGCGGATGGACCAATCTAGAGAGCGGTTTTGAAACCTATTTTACCACTGCAATACGAGTAGGTTATGATCCTGAAAAGGTATTACAAAAACTAAAAGAAAGAATTAATAAAACTGCTCTGCCTAACTTTTTGATTGCTCAATCTGGAGGAGTAACGGAAACGCTAGGGGCAATTCCGTCTTGTATCAATGAAATGCTGTTGCAGAGTTATGAGGGAATGATTCGTGTTTTTCCGGCATGGCCTGTTAGTAGAGATGCTAGTTTTGAAGATTTGAGAACCTATGGGGCTTTTTTGGTTTCATCCGCAAAGAAAAATGGTGAGGTTCAATATATAAAAATAACGAGTGAAAAGGGGAGAACTTGCATTGTTGAAAATCCGTGGAATGGAAAAAAGCCAACGGTTACCGAAGACGGAAAACCAATCACCCCAAAAATAAATGGAGATTTAATCACTTTTCCTACCCAACTTGATAAAATTTATTTGATAAAATATGAGAAATAA
- a CDS encoding glycoside hydrolase family 95 protein encodes MSKKLFSFFILGLLFTTGIYAHKSKSLKLWYREPAQKWYSEALPIGNGRMGAMFYGGVNQEKIQFNEQSLWSGDNNWDGEYETGDHGFGSYRNFGEITIDFAQQNQASAYSRSLDISNGIHQTAFIQNGIQYKREAFASYPDQVLVFRYTANKKGALSGKISLTSAQGAISKTKQNSIIFDGEMANKLKYAAILRIQHQGGKIKIEGNSISFENCNSLILLLDARTNYKADFKSDWRGNDPLPLIEKELAAAQTKSYNTLRKNHLTDLSGLLGRASIDIGTTDSELLNLPTDERLKRYAGKSVAVETSEGLKKQQKGSEDPDLEETMFQYGRYLLASSSRPGGLPANLQGLWNDSNTPAWASDYHNNINLQMNYWSAESTNLSECQIPLIDFIVAAQESCRIATRKAFGENTRGWTARTSQSIFGGNGWDWNIPASAWYAQHVYEHWSFTRNNDYLKQTAYPIIKEICQYWEDHLKKMPDGSLMVPNGWSPEHGPREDGVMMDQQLVWDLFQNYLEIAKVLNIDPDYQQKVADMQALLAPNKIGKWGQLQEWQEDRDDPNDEHRHTSHLFAVYPGRQISISKTPELAQGAILSLRSRSGNYGRNEHTPFTAESTVGDSRRSWTWPWRGALWARLGEGERAGIMLRGLLTYNTLPNLFCNHPPFQLDGNLGIPAAMAEMLLQSHMDEIHLLPAIPKRWAKKGAFSGLRARGNYEIDCSWSEGKVTDYKIYSSRPTKVKIRVNGELKEISTIVK; translated from the coding sequence ATGTCAAAAAAACTCTTTTCCTTTTTTATTTTGGGACTCCTATTTACAACAGGAATCTATGCCCACAAAAGTAAGTCCTTAAAACTTTGGTACAGAGAACCCGCCCAAAAATGGTACTCTGAAGCTTTGCCGATAGGTAATGGAAGGATGGGAGCGATGTTTTATGGCGGTGTGAATCAGGAAAAGATTCAATTCAACGAACAGAGTCTATGGTCTGGCGACAATAATTGGGACGGTGAATATGAAACCGGAGATCATGGTTTTGGCTCTTATCGCAATTTTGGTGAAATCACAATCGATTTTGCACAACAGAATCAGGCTTCAGCCTATAGTCGCTCGCTGGATATTTCAAATGGAATTCATCAAACAGCATTTATCCAAAATGGGATACAATACAAGCGTGAGGCTTTTGCCAGTTATCCTGATCAGGTTTTGGTTTTTAGATATACGGCCAATAAAAAAGGAGCTTTATCCGGAAAAATTTCACTTACTTCTGCGCAAGGAGCAATAAGCAAAACAAAGCAAAACAGTATCATTTTTGACGGAGAAATGGCTAATAAACTAAAATATGCTGCCATTTTACGCATTCAGCATCAGGGAGGAAAAATTAAAATCGAAGGAAATAGCATAAGTTTTGAGAATTGTAATTCATTGATTTTACTTCTTGATGCCAGAACAAATTATAAAGCTGACTTTAAATCAGATTGGCGTGGAAACGATCCTTTACCTTTAATTGAAAAAGAGTTAGCAGCCGCTCAAACGAAATCGTATAATACCTTACGAAAGAATCATCTAACGGATTTATCGGGGCTTTTGGGACGCGCATCTATAGATATTGGAACAACGGATTCTGAATTATTGAATTTACCTACTGACGAACGTTTAAAACGTTATGCTGGTAAAAGCGTTGCTGTTGAAACATCAGAAGGCTTGAAAAAACAACAAAAAGGAAGTGAAGACCCTGATTTAGAAGAAACGATGTTTCAGTACGGACGTTATTTGTTAGCAAGTAGTTCGCGCCCTGGGGGATTGCCAGCTAATTTACAAGGGTTGTGGAACGATAGCAATACGCCGGCTTGGGCTAGTGATTACCACAACAACATCAATTTGCAAATGAATTATTGGTCAGCAGAATCTACTAATCTTTCTGAATGTCAGATTCCGTTGATCGATTTTATTGTTGCTGCTCAGGAATCCTGCCGTATCGCTACCCGAAAGGCTTTTGGAGAAAATACTCGTGGCTGGACAGCTAGGACAAGTCAAAGTATTTTTGGTGGAAACGGTTGGGATTGGAATATTCCGGCAAGTGCTTGGTATGCCCAACATGTGTACGAGCATTGGTCATTTACCCGAAATAATGACTATTTGAAACAAACGGCTTATCCTATAATTAAAGAGATTTGTCAGTATTGGGAAGATCATCTTAAAAAAATGCCTGATGGATCTTTGATGGTGCCTAATGGCTGGTCTCCAGAACATGGTCCTCGCGAAGATGGCGTAATGATGGACCAACAATTAGTTTGGGATTTATTCCAAAATTACCTTGAAATAGCCAAAGTACTAAACATAGATCCAGATTATCAACAAAAAGTTGCAGATATGCAGGCGCTTTTGGCTCCTAACAAGATTGGGAAATGGGGACAATTACAAGAATGGCAAGAAGATCGCGATGATCCTAATGATGAACATCGTCATACGTCACATTTATTTGCGGTATATCCGGGACGTCAAATCAGTATTTCCAAAACGCCAGAATTAGCTCAAGGAGCTATACTTTCGTTACGAAGCCGCAGTGGAAATTATGGAAGAAATGAGCATACTCCATTTACAGCAGAATCGACCGTTGGTGACAGTCGTAGATCCTGGACTTGGCCTTGGCGTGGCGCTTTATGGGCGCGCTTAGGCGAAGGCGAGCGCGCTGGAATTATGTTGCGTGGTTTACTAACGTATAATACTTTGCCTAATTTATTTTGTAATCATCCTCCATTTCAATTAGATGGGAACTTGGGAATTCCTGCCGCTATGGCCGAAATGTTACTGCAAAGCCACATGGATGAAATACATTTACTTCCTGCAATTCCAAAGAGGTGGGCCAAAAAAGGGGCATTTTCAGGACTTCGAGCCCGAGGGAATTATGAGATAGATTGTAGCTGGAGTGAGGGCAAGGTTACGGACTATAAAATTTATTCTTCTAGGCCTACTAAGGTTAAAATTAGGGTAAACGGAGAGCTAAAGGAAATTAGCACAATAGTAAAATAA
- a CDS encoding SusC/RagA family TonB-linked outer membrane protein has translation MSKKVKESIINQNQYKSMNVLNKPMNVRLNRLSQKVVQFAGISLLSFALPASATEISKKATVATKEKTNFFISKVEKLKESTSSLFVQKKITGTVFDQNGETLPGANIVVKGTTISTQTNIDGTFTIEVPDNATILIVSFVGLDDQEVAIKNTPLRITLKQGGQKLEEVVVVGYGKQKKVNLSGAVNTVNTKTLANRPVTSLTNALQGSVPGVNILGRPGDVGNDMGSINIRGRGNLGASEALYVVDGVPVSSGDFSRINPNDVESISVLKDASASAIYGSRAAYGVILVTTKKGKEGKMAINYNTYYASQSAIVLPKWLGAYDYATLRNEAASNAGKSLLYSASDLQKIKDKSDLDFFPDTDWYGEVLRASAPMSEHQLSISGGGDTRYFLSGSAFKQNSLLPGKDLKRYSFRSNIESKVTEKFKIGTNISFIRDGFDNNKGDISFVSLNRMVPLMVLKQSNGNWGSINGGKIDGTLAKDNPMRSLEEGGRSEYNTNRFLGSLNATFTPITGLDITGQFSYNYYNSFNSSFENEMTPILNFNTGAPITGTGTSPNKLTESWSNSGSLLAQLVVSYEKNVGKHFGKVLVGTSFEDNKSRSIGVIRKSFVTNGLNSINAGSTDPLNTTIDPKKSGIAENAFQSVFGRFNYGYDDKYLFESSLRVDESSRFAPGHRRGVFPSFSGAWRVSQEEFMESVDWVSELKFRASWGKLGSVSNVGNYDFYDGLTTGVGAILDQGKQDGVFLGKLANPNLSWEKVDMTNIGLDLGLWRNKLNLQLDVFERMTNGILLTNPSLPDEAGLDGSLRPSVNLAKVQNKGIELSLTHNNHIGDFNFSVGGNLSRIWNKVVDLGGQGDQINGNWINRVGQPIGSFYMLEADGLFASDQEVAAHAFQANNTKAGDIKYKDQNGDNKIDGNDRVVMGADVPYITYGINITANYKNFDFSLLGQGVADVKVYLNDEASQAFFNGAGVKEYMLDRWTVDNPNPNASYPRLLSSADNTHNARQSSFWLFDASYFRVKSLSFGYNCPESLTSKINVQGIRVYVSSNNPFTLRGDKRMKDFDPETASVRGTYPQLKTFSLGLNISL, from the coding sequence ATGAGTAAAAAAGTAAAAGAATCCATTATTAATCAAAACCAATACAAGAGTATGAATGTACTAAACAAACCCATGAATGTAAGGCTGAATAGGCTTTCACAAAAAGTGGTCCAATTTGCGGGTATTTCGCTGCTAAGTTTTGCTTTGCCAGCTTCAGCAACAGAAATTTCTAAAAAGGCAACCGTAGCTACTAAAGAAAAAACTAATTTCTTTATTTCTAAGGTAGAAAAATTAAAAGAGAGCACTAGTTCTTTATTTGTACAGAAAAAAATCACAGGTACTGTTTTTGATCAAAATGGAGAAACCTTACCAGGGGCAAACATTGTTGTGAAAGGAACAACTATTTCAACCCAGACTAATATTGATGGAACTTTTACAATCGAAGTGCCTGATAATGCGACCATATTAATTGTTTCTTTTGTTGGGCTTGATGATCAAGAAGTAGCGATAAAGAATACACCACTTCGTATTACTTTAAAGCAAGGTGGGCAGAAACTGGAAGAGGTTGTGGTTGTAGGTTACGGTAAACAAAAGAAAGTGAATCTTTCTGGTGCGGTAAATACGGTTAATACTAAAACATTGGCTAATCGTCCTGTAACTTCTTTGACTAATGCTTTGCAGGGGTCTGTTCCAGGGGTTAATATTCTTGGGCGACCTGGAGATGTTGGTAATGATATGGGATCTATTAACATTAGAGGAAGAGGAAATTTAGGTGCTTCAGAAGCTTTGTATGTAGTGGATGGTGTGCCTGTAAGTTCTGGTGATTTTTCAAGAATAAATCCTAACGATGTTGAAAGTATTTCGGTATTAAAAGACGCATCTGCTTCTGCTATTTATGGATCTCGTGCTGCTTATGGAGTTATTCTTGTGACTACTAAAAAAGGGAAAGAAGGAAAAATGGCAATCAATTATAATACTTACTATGCTTCACAATCAGCTATAGTATTACCAAAATGGTTAGGAGCTTATGATTATGCTACATTGCGAAATGAAGCGGCTTCAAATGCAGGTAAGTCTTTGTTGTATTCTGCATCTGATTTGCAAAAGATAAAAGATAAGTCTGATCTTGATTTTTTTCCTGATACAGATTGGTATGGAGAAGTTTTGAGAGCTTCTGCACCGATGTCAGAACATCAACTAAGCATTTCTGGAGGTGGTGATACGCGTTATTTCTTGAGTGGATCTGCTTTTAAACAAAATTCACTTCTTCCTGGAAAGGATCTTAAACGTTACTCTTTCCGTTCTAACATAGAATCGAAAGTAACAGAAAAATTTAAAATTGGAACTAATATTTCATTTATCCGTGATGGTTTTGATAACAATAAAGGGGACATCAGTTTTGTTTCACTAAATAGAATGGTTCCTTTAATGGTATTGAAACAATCTAATGGAAACTGGGGAAGCATTAATGGAGGTAAAATTGACGGTACTCTAGCTAAAGATAATCCAATGCGTTCGTTAGAAGAAGGTGGTAGAAGTGAGTACAATACCAATAGATTTTTAGGTTCTCTTAACGCTACTTTTACACCTATTACAGGGCTTGATATTACAGGACAGTTCTCATATAATTATTACAATAGTTTCAACAGTTCTTTTGAAAATGAGATGACACCAATATTGAATTTTAATACAGGTGCGCCAATTACAGGTACGGGAACAAGTCCAAACAAACTTACTGAGAGCTGGAGTAATTCAGGTAGCTTATTGGCACAACTTGTTGTTAGTTATGAAAAAAATGTAGGTAAACATTTTGGTAAAGTTTTAGTAGGTACTTCTTTTGAAGATAATAAAAGTAGATCTATTGGTGTTATTCGCAAGTCGTTTGTTACTAATGGTTTGAATTCAATAAATGCAGGTTCAACTGATCCGTTGAATACAACAATTGATCCTAAAAAATCAGGTATAGCAGAGAATGCTTTTCAGTCTGTTTTTGGGCGTTTTAATTATGGTTATGATGATAAATATTTATTTGAATCTAGTTTAAGAGTTGATGAGTCTTCCAGATTTGCACCGGGACATCGCAGAGGAGTTTTTCCTTCTTTTTCAGGAGCTTGGCGTGTGTCTCAGGAGGAATTTATGGAATCAGTTGATTGGGTTTCTGAGTTAAAGTTTCGAGCTTCTTGGGGTAAATTGGGTAGTGTAAGCAATGTTGGGAATTATGATTTTTATGACGGATTAACAACAGGGGTTGGTGCTATTTTAGATCAAGGTAAGCAAGACGGGGTTTTCTTAGGGAAATTGGCTAATCCTAATCTTTCTTGGGAAAAAGTGGATATGACAAATATTGGTTTGGATCTAGGTTTATGGAGAAACAAATTGAATTTACAACTTGATGTATTCGAAAGAATGACTAATGGAATCTTATTAACTAATCCATCATTACCTGATGAAGCTGGTTTAGATGGATCATTAAGACCGTCGGTAAATTTAGCCAAAGTGCAAAACAAAGGAATTGAATTATCTTTGACTCACAATAATCATATTGGTGATTTTAATTTTTCAGTAGGTGGAAATTTAAGTAGAATTTGGAATAAAGTTGTTGATTTAGGTGGTCAAGGTGATCAAATAAACGGCAACTGGATTAACCGTGTTGGACAACCGATTGGTTCTTTTTACATGTTGGAAGCCGACGGATTATTTGCCTCAGATCAAGAAGTTGCTGCTCATGCTTTTCAAGCAAACAATACCAAAGCGGGTGATATTAAATACAAAGATCAAAATGGAGATAATAAGATTGATGGAAATGACCGTGTGGTAATGGGTGCCGATGTGCCCTATATTACTTACGGTATTAATATTACAGCGAACTATAAAAATTTCGACTTTTCCTTATTAGGCCAAGGTGTTGCTGATGTAAAGGTATATCTTAATGATGAGGCATCTCAAGCTTTTTTTAATGGTGCAGGTGTTAAAGAATACATGCTAGACCGATGGACTGTAGATAATCCAAATCCAAATGCTTCTTATCCGCGTTTATTAAGCTCAGCTGATAATACGCATAACGCCAGACAATCAAGTTTCTGGTTGTTTGATGCTTCTTATTTTAGAGTAAAAAGCTTATCGTTTGGATATAATTGCCCAGAGTCTTTGACCTCAAAAATTAATGTTCAAGGAATTAGGGTTTATGTTTCAAGCAATAATCCATTTACATTGAGAGGTGACAAAAGAATGAAAGATTTTGATCCTGAAACGGCATCTGTGAGAGGTACTTATCCTCAGCTTAAAACTTTTTCTTTAGGACTAAACATATCTTTGTAA